Within Romboutsia sp. CE17, the genomic segment AGAGAGCTGGATACACTGCAGTTATATCTCACAGATCAGGAGAAACAGAAGATACTACTATAGCTGATTTAGCTGTAGCTGTAAACGCTGGACAAATAAAAACTGGTGCTCCATCAAGAACTGATAGAGTAGCTAAGTACAACCAATTATTAAGAATAGAAGAAATGGTTGGAGATAGTGCTAGATACTGCGGAATGAACTCATTCTACAACTTAAAGAAATAATTTAAAAGTATTAATAAAACAATAATTAAAATAAAAAATATAAAATAGCGAATTTAATAATTCGCTATTTTTCTATGGAAAAATAATTAAATATCATGATGATATAACAATAACTAGATATAACTAGATATAGTTTGAAATAAATTGAAATAAAAATATAAAATTATTACTAAATTTGATAGAGGAACTTTAAAAACTTTGTAAAAAATTGTATAATGTAAGTGGAATAAAAAATATATATAAATCATATTATGAAACATATACTAATATACTAGTATGTAAAAATTAGTATATGTTTCAATGGAAAATAGGAGAACGCTTATGATAAATGACGTAAAAAGAACTAAAATTGTTTGTACACTAGGTCCAGCAAGTGAAAAAGAAGAAACTCTTAGAGAACTTATAAAAAATGGATTAAATGTATGTAGAATGAACTTCTCACATGGTTCTCATGAAGAACACAAAGGAAGAATAGATTTAGTAAAAAAAGTAAGAGAAGAATTAGGACAACCTACAGCAATCCTTTTAGATACTAAAGGTCCAGAAATAAGAACTGGTCAATTTGAAGCTCCAGAAGTTCTTTTAGAGGAAGGGCAAACATTTACTATAACAATGAAAGATGTTATGGGTAATAAAGAAATGTGTACTGTAAGCTACAAAGGTTTAGCTAAAGACGTTGAGCCAGGAAACACTATACTTATAGATGATGGTTTAGTAGGTCTTAAAGTTAAGGAAGTAAATGGAGACGATATAGTTTGTATCGTTGAAAACTCAGGAATAGTTAAAAATCATAAAGGTGTTAACGTACCAGGCGTAAAGGTTAATTTACCAGCTATAACTGAAAAGGATAGAAGTGATATAGAATTTGGTATAGAACAAGGTATAGATTTCATAGCAGCTTCTTTCGTAAGAAAAGTATCTGACGTATTAGCGATCAGAGAAATATTAGAAGAAAATAACGCTACTGATATAAAAATAATATCTAAGATAGAAAACCAAGAAGGTGTAGACAACTTAGATGAAATAATAGCTGTATCTGACGGTATAATGGTTGCAAGAGGAGACCTTGGAGTTGAAATACCAACAGAAGAAATACCAGTTGTTCAAAAGTTAATGATAAAGAAATGTAATGAAGCAGGAAAACCAGTTATAACAGCTACTCAAATGTTAGACTCTATGATGAGAAATCCAAGACCAACAAGAGCAGAAGTAACTGACGTTGCAAATGCAATATATGATGGAACAGATGCAATAATGTTATCTGGGGAAACAGCTGCAGGTAAATATCCAGTTGAAGCAGTTAAAACAATGGCTACAATAGCTAAGAGAACTGAAGAAACTATAAACTACAATGAAAACTTAAGAGATAAAGCTCTTTCAGCAGCAAATGTAACAGATGCTATAAGTTATGCAACTTGTACAACTGCTATAGATTTAAATGCAAAAGCTATATTAAGTGCAACTTCTTCAGGTCACACAGCAAGAATGGTATCTAAGTTTAGACCACAATGCCCAATAGTTGCTACAACAGATAACGAAAGAGTAATGAGACAATTATCATTAACTTGGGGAGTTCTTCCTACAATATCTTCAAATGGAAAAAATACAGATGAAGTTATAGATAATGCTATAAATGCTGGAAAAGAAAAGAACTATTTAGCTGAAGGTGATTTAGTAGTTATAACTGCTGGAGTACCAGTTGCAACAAGTGGAACAACTAACTTAATAAAAGTAGAAACTATATAGTTTTGAAGATAGATAAAGTTTTAATTATATAAATAATAATGTATGCAAACAATAGATAGTAGATTGAGTTATATCTACTATCTATTACATATAAATTTTGGAGGTAAATTCAATGTCAGTTATAGAAGCAGTATACGCTAGAGAAGTACTAGACTCAAGAGGAAACCCAACTGTTGAAGTTGAGGTTATATTAGAAAGCGGAACTATAGGAAGAGCTATAGTACCATCAGGAGCATCTACAGGAGCTTTCGAAGCAGTAGAATTAAGAGATGGTGATAAGGGAAGATACTTAGGTAAAGGTGTAGAAAAAGCTGTTGCTAACGTAAATGAAATAATAGCACCAGAACTTGAAGGAATGGACTGTTTTGACCAACCTGAAGTAGATGCAATAATGATAGAATTAGATGGAACTCCAAACAAAGGAAACTTAGGAGCTAACGCAATACTTGGAGTATCTATGGCTGTAGCAAGAGCTGCTGCTGAAGAATTAGGATTACCATTATTCCAATACATAGGTGGGGTAAATGCTAAGCAATTACCAGTACCAATGATGAACATATTAAACGGTGGAGAGCATGCAGATAACAACGTTGACGTTCAAGAATTCATGATATTACCAGTAGGAGCTAAATCTTTCAAAGAAGGTTTAAGAATGGGAGCAGAAGTATTCCACTCATTAAAGAAAGTTCTTGGAGAAAAAGGATTAGCTTGTGGTGTAGGTGACGAAGGTGGATTCGCTCCAAACTTAGGATCAAACAGAGAAGCTTTAGAATTAATAGTTGAAGCTATAGAAAAAGCTGGATACAAGCCAGGAGATGACGTAAGATTAGGTCTTGACGTTGCTGCTACAGAAATGTACAACAAAGAAACTAAAAAATACGTTTTAGCTGGAGAAGGAAAAGAATTAACTGCAGCTGAAATGGTTGATTTATATGAAGATTGGGCTAACAACTTCCCAATAGTAACTATCGAAGATGGTCTTGATGAAGAAGACTGGGATGGATGGAAAGTATTAACTGAAAGATTAGGAAATAAGTTACAATTAGTTGGAGACGACTTATTCGTTACTAATACTGAAAGATTAGAAAGAGGAATAGAAGCAGGTGTAGCAAACTCTATATTAATAAAAGTTAACCAAATAGGTACAATAACTGAAACTTTAGATGCTATAGAAATGGCTAAGAGAGCTGGATACACTGCAGTTATATCTCACAGATCAGGAGAAACAGAAGATACTACTATAGCTGATTTAGCTGTAGCTGTAAACGCTGGACAAATAAAAACTGGTGCTCCATCAAGAACTGATAGAGTAGCTAAGTACAACCAATTATTAAGAATAGAAGAAATGGTTGGAGACCAAGCTAGATACTGTGGAATGCAATCTTTCTACAACTTAAAAGATGAATCAAAAATATTAGTAAAATAATAATATAAAAATAAAAAAAGCTGATTTCTATGTTTTTTATAAGAAATCAGCTTTTTTTATAAAGTTATTTAATAGTATGAGTTTTCTAAATACTCCTTAGTAAGATCAATAAGATATTGTAGTGAGTTACTTAAGTAAGAATTTTTCTTATAACTAGCAAATATATTCCATGATGGATATGAACCTAGATTAAAGTACATTAAATCAGGATTATTTTTAGCATAGTAAAAAGGAACGATAGAATATCCTAAGTTATTTTTTACCATGTTAGTAACAGTATAAGTACTTGAAGATTCTAGTAAAATATTTGGATGAAAGTTATATTTAAATAAAGTATCATCAATAATCTCTCTTAAAGTACTATCTTTTTTTAACATAATAAAATTCTCAGATTTAAGTAATGATATATCAATAAAACCGTCTTTATAAGATGAAGAAAGTAGTTCTTCACAAAGATGATTATTTTTAGAGATAATTAATACTAGTTTTTCATTTAAAAGGTGTATTTTAGGATTATTGCTATAGCTACTATTTGGTAAAGACGTAAATGCAATGTCTAAAGTTCCATTTGAAACTAGATTTTCTAAATCATTTGATTTATTTTCTATTGGATTTATAGATATATTAGGATATCTCTTATGAAACTTAGGATAAATATAACTAAACATATCAGAACCTCTTTCTGGTGTAAATCCAACCGAAATTTTTCCCTTATTAGAGTTTGAAATATCACTTATCATTTTATATGTATCTTTTTTTATATTTAAAATTTTATTGGCATTTTCTATATAGATTTCACCCGCATATGTCAATGTAAGGTTATTTTTATTTCTATTAAAAAGAGGCACACCTAAATCATTTTCTAATTTTAATAATTGTTGATTTAGTGCAGGTTGAGAAATAAATAGTTTTTGTGAAGCCTTAGTTATATTACCTTCTTCAGATATTTTTACTATATATTCAAGTTGCTTTAAATCCATATTATCCCCCTATAGTTTTTTGTTAGAGTAACTATAAATTTTATATATTTTAAATTTGTTTTTAACTTTTATATAATAATTATAATAAATAAAAGTAATTTAATCATTACTTAGGAGGGGAAATATGGAAATTATAGGGGGCGGAGTAGTATCTAATCTTTTAAAAGATACTAAAATTCCTAAGATGTTTAGAGCAAGACAAATTTTCAACAAAGAAAAAATTGAAGTAGATAAGATAAAAGAGTTTGTATTTAATGAATTATCTAAAGATGAGTTTTCAAATTTAATACAACCTAATATGAATATAGCAATAACTGCAGGTAGTAGAGGTATTAGAAATGTAGATATTATAACAAAGTCTATAGTAGATTTTGTTAAATTAAAAGGAGCAAATCCATTTATAGTTCCAGCTATGGGAAGCCATGGTGGAGCCTGTGCTGAGGGACAATTAGAAGTTTTAGCAAGCTATAATATTACATCTGAAACTATGGGATGTGAAATTAGATCATCTATGGAAGTAGTTGAGTTAGGTTACTCTGAATTAGGAAGAAAAGTTTCAATTGATAAAAATGCATATGAATCAGATGGTATAATAGTTTCTTGTAGATTAAAGCCACATAATGCGTTTAGAGGTAACTATGAAAGTGGTCCTTGTAAAATGATGACTGTGGGTCTTGGAAAACAAGCTGGAGCAGAGGTTGTACATGGTGATGGTATGGGTAAAATATCAGAAAATATACCTACAATGGCAAAGGTAGTAATAGAAAAAGCACCTATTTTATTTGCAATTCCTTGTATAGAAAATGCTTATGATGAGACTTGTCATATAGAAGCAATATTAGCTAAGGATATTATGAAAAGAGAACCAGAATTACTTAAATATGCATTTAGTAAAATACCTAAGCTAATAGTTGAAGAATGTGATGTCTTAGTTGTTGATGAAATTGGGAAAAATTATAGTGGAACAGGTGTAGATCCTAATATAACAGGTACTTTTTCTACTGAATATGCAAGTGGAGGTATAAAGGTACAGAGAACTTGTATGTTAGATTTAAGTGAAGAATCCCACGGAAATGCTCTTGGTGTTGGCTTGTCAAATGCAATTACAAAGAGAATATTCGATAAGATGGATTTAGAAAAAATGTATCCTAACTGTATAACTAGTACAGTTTTAGCTTCTGCAAGAATACCATGTATTGTGGCAAATGATAAAGAGGCTATTCAAATTTGTATAAGAACTTGTACAGGAATAGATAAATCTAAAGTTAGAGTAGTTAGAATATCTAATAGCTTACATATAGAGTATATAATGCTTTCAGAATCTTATTACGAGGATGTAATAAATGGTAAGTACATAGGTTTAGAAGCGATAGATAGTCCTAAGGAACTTCAATTTGATGAATATGGAAGTTTAGATACAAAAATAAAAATATGTGAAAAAACAGTAAAGGTATAGAAAAATGTCCTATATAGTATATATGAAAGAAATATATATATCTGTATAGGACTTTTTATTTTTGACTATTATTTTAAAGTTTGTTATTGTAAATATAAAATGTATAAATTTTAAATATAAATTGAATCTGTGGGATAGAGTAAATATGGGTAAAATATAAAAATTGTATGCAAATATATAAAAAAAAACGTTAATTTTTAGTCAAACGAACGATGAAATAACATTTGGAAAACGTTTATAATAAAAGTACAAAGAGTAAGTTTTCCAAAATTATGAGCAAGATTTTTGGGGATATTATATTTTTTACTTGAATGTTAAAAAAATAGCAATTATGGGGGGTAATGTAGTGGCAGAAGTAAGTAGTACTCAAATGATTTTAGGTTTAGTAATAGGGATTGGGGTTTTATTATTCCTTTCCATAAAGACAAAAGTACATACATTTTTAGCATTAATCTTTGCAGCCATGATAACTGGCTTAATAGGTGGTATGGATGTAAGTTCAGTGTTGTCATCAATAACAACTGGATTTGGTAATACTTTAAGTAGTACTGGTATTATTATAGGTTTAGGGGTAATGATGGGTGCAGTTCTTGAAAAATCAGGAGCAGCAGAACAATTGGCTTTCTCAGTTATAAAACTTGTAGGTAAGAAAAAAGAAGAATGGGCTTTAGGTATCACTGGATACATAGTTTCTATACCAGTATTTGCAGATTCAGCTCTTGTAATACTTACTCCACTTGCAAAGGCACTTTCAAAAGTAAGCGGTAAGTCAGCTGTAAGTTTAGGTTTATCATTAGCAATAGGTCTTCAACTTACACATACATTTGTACCACCAACACCAGGACCATTAACAGTTGCTGGTTTATTAGGAGTAGATGTTGGTGTAATGATACTTTCTGGTGTACTTGTAACAATAATACCATTTATATTATGTATAAACTATTGTAAATGGTTAGGAACTAAGATATATCAAATACCAAGTGAAGATGGAGATGGATATATCAAAAAAGATTTCAAGAAAGAATATTTAAAAGAAATCGAAAATGTAGAAGAATTAATGAAAGATAAGGATTTACCACCAATATTAATGTCAGTTTTACCAATATTAGTTCCATTAATAATGATATTTGCAAACACTATATGTGGATTTGTAGGATTTGAATCAGAAATAATTAAATTCTTCGGATCTCCAATAGTAGCTTTATCAGTTGGTGTTCTTATAGCAGTTTATGGACTTGCAAAAGATAAAGACAAATCAACAATTATGTCATATATGGAAGATGGTATAAAATCGACAGGTATGATAATGTTAATCACAGGTGCTGGTGGTGCATTAGGATTTATAGTTAAAGATTCTGGAATAGGAACAGCATTAGGGGAGTTAGTTGTTTCTTTACCAATACCTGCAATATTAATACCATTTATAATAGCAGTATTAATGAGATTAGCTTTAGGTAGTGCAACAGTTGCATTAACTACAGCAGCAACATTAACAGCTCCATTATTAGCAGTAGTTGGGTTAAATCCGATAGCTGCAGCTATGGCAACTTGTGCAGGTGGGGTAGCATTCAGTTACTTCAATGATAGTGGATTCTGGGTATTCAATGGTATGTATGGATTAAAGGATATAAAAGATCAAATGTATGCTAAAACAGCAATATCACTTATTGGATCATTTTCAGCATTAGCAGTAGTTATAATAGCAAATCTGTTATTTTTCTAGAGAGATATATAGCGATAAACTTATGTTTATCGCTATTTTTTTATGCTTAATGAAATTATAAGTAAGGAACTAAATTTATAATTAATTAATATAATAAAGTATCAATATGGACATAATGAGTATATAATAAAATATCAGAATTGCATTTAGTATACACAATGAAAGACTTTGTAAGTTATCATATAAGGAGGTCTGTAAAGTGAGTGAACTTAATAATAATTTGTCAATGCAAGAAAAAAGTATAATAAAAAACTTATTAAATGATGAAATATTACAAATGGCAAGAGGATTTGAATTTAGACAAGACAAGAAAGAAGTTATGGATAAAATTAAATTATATAATGATTTGTTAGATAAAATTAATTAACTCATCATTATATTAAATAAATTAAAAAATAGCTATATTTTTCATGAAAAATATAGCTATTTTTGTTTATAACAACTGCATTGAAAAAGTTTTACTATATATTTTAGTTTCTTGTGCATAAGCACAATAAAATTTGTATTATATTAGTAAACTGCCGATGAAAACGATATTAAAATACTTTAAAATAGTATATATAAAATAAAAAGATTTTTTGGGGGGATGGTATGAAATTTGTATTAGCACCAGACTCGTTTAAGGAGAGTTTGACAGCAAAAGAAGTAGCAGATGCTATGGAGATTGGTATAAAAAAAGTATTCCCTGATGCGGAATGTATAAAAGTTCCTATGGCAGATGGTGGAGAAGGAACAGTTCAATCTTTAGTAGATGGAACTGAAGGTAAGATTTATGAAGTAAAAGTAACAGGACCCTTAGGAGAAACCGTAAATGCTAGATATGGAATTTTAGGAGATAATGAAACTGCAGTAATAGAGATGGCAGAAGCTAGTGGAATTCATTATGTAGAGAAGGAAAAAAGAAATCCTTTAATTACAACTACATTTGGAACTGGAGAAGTTATAAAATATGCACTAGATAAAAATGTGAAAAAGATAATAATAGGGATAGGTGGGAGCGCTACTAATGATGGTGGTGCTGGAATGATACAAGCCTTAGGTGGAAGATTATTAGACGAAGAAGGTAATGATTTACCATTTGGAGGAGGATCATTAGATAAACTGTATAAAATAGATGTAAGTAATTTTGATAAAAGAATAAATGAGATAGATATAGAAGTAGCATGCGATGTAAGTAATCCTCTTACAGGAGCTGAAGGAGCATCAGCAATATTTGGGCCTCAAAAAGGTGCGACAGAAGAATTAATAAAAATTCTAGATAATAATCTTGGTCATTATGCACAAATTATTAAAGAACAATTAGGAAAAGATATGGCAAATGAAAAAGGTGCAGGAGCTGCTGGAGGATTAGGATTTGCATTATTAGCATTTTGCAATGGTCACCTTAAACCAGGTATAGATATTGTTATAAAGTACTCTAACTTAGATGAAAAAGTCCAAGGAGCTTCATACATAATAACTGGAGAAGGAAGTATAGATAGACAAACAAAATTTGGAAAAACACCATATGGTGTAGCGCAAGTGGCTAAAAAATATGATATACCAGTAATCGCAGTAGCTGGAAATGTTGGAAGTGGAGTAGAAGAATTATATGAATTAGGATTTAATTCAATCTTATCTATAATGCCAGGCGTAATGACATTAGAAAAAGCTTTAAATTCAGGAAAGGAAAATATAGAGAATACAGTAGAAAATGTTGCAAGATTATTAAATATTTAAAAATATTTACTTATATGGCCTAGATGTACTATGCTAAATTTATTATTATAAAAAAGATTGTTAAAAAAATGATAAAATCTATGTACTATTGGAAAATATTATAGTAAAATCAATATTAAATAAAACAATTGTACAAATCTACAAAAAAATAAGTTTATTTACTATGGATAAAAAATAGGGGGACATATAATGCATAGTATAGATAGTAAAATAGCTCAAGATATAGTTAATAGAGTTATGAAAGTTATACCATATAATGTAAATATTATGAACCAAGAAGGTGTAATAATTGCAAGTGGAGATAGAAGTAGATTAAACAAGATACATAGTGGGGCTTTATTGGTTTTAGATGAGAAGAAAAGTGTAGAAATACACAAAAACACTGATAAAGAGAAAGCTGGTATAAATTTACCTATAATATTTTCAAACGAAATGATAGGAGTAATAGGAGTTACAGGTAATCCAGAAGATATAAGACAATTCGGTGAACTAGTAAGAATAACAGCTGAATTACTTGTAAATGAACATTTCACATTTTCTAAGAAAAAGGCATTTGAGATGCATAGAGATAAATTCTTTTATGAATTAACTCAATTAGATGGGGAGTATAGTGACGAAATAAAAAGAGAATCTAGTGAGTTAGGAATAGAATTGGACATACCAAGAATTGCTCTAGTCATAAGCATAAAAAATAAAGATTTCAACTATTACTTAAAAATAAAAGATAAACTATGGATGTTCTTAGAACAACAAGAATTTATAATAGAGTATTTTGAAAATACATTGGTTGTACTTGTTAATACGCAATCAAAACAAAATATAATCATAGATATTTTATCTCAAGAAGAATTAGATATAGGAGTTAGTTTAAAAGAAAATCTTATATCAACTGCTGTTAAACAAGGAGACTTAGCTATAAAAGTAGGTAAAACTTTGAATAAAAATGAAAAAGTTTTAAAATATGAAGAACTATATTTTTTGTCAACTTTAACAACTTGTAAAGGAAATGAGATCTTAAAAAGACACATGGAAATCTTAAAAAATGAAGGTAATAAATTAGATTTAATAGATACAATATTATCTTATATAGAGAATAGTGGGGAGATAAATACAATCTCTAAAAACCTTAATATTCACAGGAATACACTTAATTATAGGTTAGAAAAAATATATTCATTAACAGGTAAAAATCCTAAGAATTTTTTAGATTTATTAGAATTATATACATCATATATACTTTATAATTGAGATTGTGCAAGTGAACAAAAAAGAATGTTAAAGTTTGGTCAAAGAAACGATGATTACAATATATGGAAGTTTTATAATAAAAATATAGAAAGATAACTAAGTAATAAGTAATCAGCTAAGTATATTTAGTATATATGAAAAAGAGGGATGATATGGAGAATAAAATAGCTAATGAAAAACAACCTCTATACATAAAAGTTAATCCTAAGGATAACGTTGCCATAATCGTTAATCAAGGGGGATTAAGTAAAGGGACTGTTTTTCAAGATGGATTAGAATTACTTCAAGATATACCAGAAGCTAATAAAGTAACTCTTGAAAATATAAAAAAAGAAGAGCCAATAATTAGATACGGTGAAGTAATCGGATATGCAACAGAAGATATACAAAAAGGAAGTTGGTTAAGAGAAGATAAGGTAATCTTACCTAGAGCATATTCTTTAGATGAACTTAAAAGTGAATGTATAGAAAATGACTTAGAGCCGCTTGAAGGATATACTTTCATGGGGTATAAGAACTCAGATGGAAGTGTAGGAACAAAAAATATATTAGGGATAACGACTACGGTGCAATGTTCGGAAGGTGTTCTAAATGTTGCTGTAGATAGATTAAAAAGAGAAGTATTACCAAAATATGAAAATGTAGATGACATAATAGCTTTAAACCATCTTTATGGATGTGGAGTAGCTATAAAGGGTAGGGGTGCAGAAGTTCCAATAAGAACTATAAAAAATCTTGCTAAAAACGCTAACTTTGGAGGGGAAATATTAACTGTATCATTAGGTTGTGAGAAGTTAGTACCAGATATGTTATTTCCTGAGTTAGAAAAGGAAAACCTTGTTATACTACAAGATTGCCATGGATTTAATGCTATGGTTGAAGAAATAATGACTAAAGCTGAGGCTAAGCTGAAAAAACTAAATGAAAGAACTAGGGTAGAATGTCCAGTATCTGATTTAGTAGTTGGGCTTCAATGTGGAGGAAGTGATGCTTTCTCTGGGGTAACAGCAAATCCGGCAGTAGGATATGCAGCGGACTTATTAGTAAGAGCAGGAGCTAAGGTAATATTCTCTGAAGTTACTGAAATAAGGGATGCGGTTCATTTATTAGCACCAAGAACTGTTAATGAAGAAGTCCTTTCAAAACTTGTATCTGAAATGAAATGGTACGATAACTATTTAGAGCAAGCTGATGTTGATAGAGATGCTAACCCATCTCCAGGGAACAAAAAAGGTGGATTATCAAATGTAGTTGATAAGGCCTTAGGTTCAGTAGCAAAATCAGGTAGTACTAGAATAGTAGATGTATTATCTCCTGGTGAAAGAATTAGAAAACATGGTATGACATATGCAGCTACTCCAGCAAGTGACTTCGTATGTGGTACTCAACAATTAGCATCAGGAATAACGATGCAAGTATTTACAACTGGAAGAGGTACTACATACAACTTAAATGTATCTCCGGTAATAAAGGTATCAACAAACTCAACACTTAAAGAAAAGTGGTTTGATTTAATAGATGTAGATGCAGGAAGAATTGCAACAGGTCAAAAAACAATCGAAGAAGTGGGTTGGGAAATATTCAATTTAATACTAGACGTTGCAAGTGATAAACAAAAAACTTATGCAGATCAACATAAAATATATAATGCATTAGCAGTGTTTAATCCAGCACCTGTAACTTGATTTAAAAAAGTAAGTTAATTTAAATTTAAAATAGATAAATAACATTAATTTGATAAAATAAATATAACTTTAGGGGGAAAATTTATGATGAGTAAAACACCAGTAATAACTAAAATGCAAGTAATACCAGTAGCAGGACATGATAGCATGTTACTTAATTTAAGTGGAGCACATTCACCATTTTTTACAAGAAATATAGTTATATTAGAAGATAGTAATGGAAATAAAGGTGCTGGGGAAGTTCCTGGTGGAGAAGGAATACGTAAAACTTTAGAAGATGCTAAGGAATTAGTAGTAGGACAAAGTATAGGTAATTACAATAACATATTAAATACAGTTCGTCATAAATTCAATGATAGAGATGCAGCTGGAAGAGGACTTCAAACATTCGATTTAAGAATAACAGTTCATGCAGTAACAGCATTAGAAGCTGCTTTACTTGACTTACTAGGACAACACTTAGATGTACCAGTAGCTGCATTATTAGGTGAAGGTCAACAAAGAGAAGAAGTTGAAGCTTTAGGATATTTATTCTTCATAGGAGATAGAAATAAAACTGATTTACCATACTTAGATGGAAAAGATGAAAACTGTGAATGGTACAGAGTTAGAACTGAAGAAGCTTTAACTCCTGAAGCAGTAGTTAAGTTAGCAGAAGCTTCTCATGAAAAATATGGATTTAAAGATTTCAAATTAAAAGGTGGGGTTTTAACGCCAGATCAAGAAATAGAAGCTATAACAGCTATAAAAAATAGATTCCCAGATGCTAGAGTAACAATAGATCCAAATGGGTGTTGGTCATTAAAAGATGCTATAAGAGTTTGTAAAGGAAAACAAGATGTACTAGCTTATGCAGAAGATCCATGTGGAGCTGAAGATGGTTACTCAGGAAGAGAAATAATGGCTCAATTTAGAAGAGCTACAGGTTTAAAAACTGCTACAAATATGATAGCAACTGACTGGAGACAAATGCAACATTCAGTGCAAGTTCAATCAGTAGATATACCACTTGCTGACCCACATTTCTGGACTATGCAAGGTTCTGTAAGAGTAGGTCAAATGTGTAATGAATGGGGATTAACTTGGGGATCTCACTCAAATAACCACTTTGATATATCACTTGCAATGTTTACTCATGTTGCAGCAGCAGTTCCAGGAGAAATAACTGCAATAGATACTCACTGGATATGGCAAGAAGGAATAGATAGATTAACTAAAGAGCCTTA encodes:
- the garD gene encoding galactarate dehydratase, translated to MENKIANEKQPLYIKVNPKDNVAIIVNQGGLSKGTVFQDGLELLQDIPEANKVTLENIKKEEPIIRYGEVIGYATEDIQKGSWLREDKVILPRAYSLDELKSECIENDLEPLEGYTFMGYKNSDGSVGTKNILGITTTVQCSEGVLNVAVDRLKREVLPKYENVDDIIALNHLYGCGVAIKGRGAEVPIRTIKNLAKNANFGGEILTVSLGCEKLVPDMLFPELEKENLVILQDCHGFNAMVEEIMTKAEAKLKKLNERTRVECPVSDLVVGLQCGGSDAFSGVTANPAVGYAADLLVRAGAKVIFSEVTEIRDAVHLLAPRTVNEEVLSKLVSEMKWYDNYLEQADVDRDANPSPGNKKGGLSNVVDKALGSVAKSGSTRIVDVLSPGERIRKHGMTYAATPASDFVCGTQQLASGITMQVFTTGRGTTYNLNVSPVIKVSTNSTLKEKWFDLIDVDAGRIATGQKTIEEVGWEIFNLILDVASDKQKTYADQHKIYNALAVFNPAPVT
- the gudD gene encoding glucarate dehydratase, whose translation is MMSKTPVITKMQVIPVAGHDSMLLNLSGAHSPFFTRNIVILEDSNGNKGAGEVPGGEGIRKTLEDAKELVVGQSIGNYNNILNTVRHKFNDRDAAGRGLQTFDLRITVHAVTALEAALLDLLGQHLDVPVAALLGEGQQREEVEALGYLFFIGDRNKTDLPYLDGKDENCEWYRVRTEEALTPEAVVKLAEASHEKYGFKDFKLKGGVLTPDQEIEAITAIKNRFPDARVTIDPNGCWSLKDAIRVCKGKQDVLAYAEDPCGAEDGYSGREIMAQFRRATGLKTATNMIATDWRQMQHSVQVQSVDIPLADPHFWTMQGSVRVGQMCNEWGLTWGSHSNNHFDISLAMFTHVAAAVPGEITAIDTHWIWQEGIDRLTKEPYEIKGGKIAVPKKAGLGIELDMEKIMEANALYNEHCLGARDDSIGMQYLIKDWKFDNKKPCLIREEQAVLA